In one window of Bizionia sp. M204 DNA:
- a CDS encoding DUF6495 family protein, producing the protein MKYARLTKEQFEELHQEFINFLATQTITADEWNDIKINKPEVAEQELDVFSDLVWEGVLNKVVYIEHISPQQMHLFHLKDDIMHLIAVKLKNPIDLTTTDGFNWLRENLMDDDVEFLQAKKEYSEDKNVDKFQLIQQGGVITKGDLFQYLDRLIN; encoded by the coding sequence ATGAAATACGCAAGATTAACCAAAGAACAATTTGAAGAATTACATCAAGAGTTTATAAATTTTCTAGCGACACAGACCATCACAGCCGATGAGTGGAACGATATTAAAATTAATAAACCTGAAGTGGCTGAACAGGAACTAGACGTGTTTAGTGATTTGGTTTGGGAGGGTGTTTTAAACAAAGTCGTATATATTGAGCATATTTCGCCACAACAAATGCACTTATTTCATTTAAAAGACGATATAATGCACTTGATAGCTGTGAAGCTTAAAAACCCAATCGATTTAACCACAACAGACGGGTTTAATTGGTTGCGTGAGAACTTAATGGATGATGATGTAGAGTTTCTTCAAGCCAAAAAAGAGTATTCAGAAGATAAAAATGTCGATAAATTTCAACTCATTCAACAAGGCGGTGTAATTACTAAAGGCGACTTGTTTCAGTATTTAGATAGACTGATTAATTAA
- a CDS encoding glycerophosphodiester phosphodiesterase family protein → MAIFKDYYPKPVTMRLSIILVFFVLFSCKDKTKEPNQSLPTKEAVGSTLSPSALIKAFQYQPQASPLISVHRGGVGLANYPENCLETIKYVNDSIAAVFEIDVAKTKDGILVLMHDHTLDRTTTGTDKLTNYTFNELQAFYLIDDFGTRTNFKIPKFTEVLKWSKANNAILTIDIKKSVDVAEVIQAIRENNAEDISIIITYDMEQANKAYQLAPDLLLSVSARNQQELNWLLESEIPTHNMIAFTGTRLSDTTLYNKLHKQGIKTMLGTLGNLDKQAETKGDSLYLKWQKLGIDVFATDRPFEAANALNILK, encoded by the coding sequence ATGGCCATTTTTAAAGATTATTACCCGAAACCTGTTACCATGAGATTATCAATCATACTCGTTTTTTTCGTCCTTTTTTCATGTAAGGATAAAACAAAGGAACCAAATCAATCCCTTCCAACTAAAGAAGCGGTTGGTTCTACTTTAAGTCCTTCTGCTTTAATAAAAGCCTTTCAATACCAACCCCAAGCATCACCTTTAATAAGTGTGCATAGAGGTGGCGTTGGATTGGCTAATTATCCCGAAAACTGTTTAGAAACTATTAAATATGTAAATGATAGTATAGCAGCCGTTTTTGAAATTGATGTGGCTAAAACTAAAGATGGCATCTTGGTTTTAATGCATGACCATACATTGGATCGTACAACCACAGGAACTGATAAATTAACAAACTATACGTTTAATGAGCTTCAAGCCTTTTATTTAATTGATGACTTTGGAACTCGTACCAATTTTAAAATCCCAAAATTTACAGAAGTTCTTAAATGGTCCAAAGCGAATAATGCCATATTAACCATTGATATTAAGAAAAGTGTCGATGTGGCGGAGGTTATTCAAGCCATTCGCGAAAATAACGCTGAAGATATTTCTATAATTATTACGTATGATATGGAACAAGCTAATAAAGCATATCAACTAGCACCCGATTTATTATTGTCTGTTTCTGCTAGGAATCAACAAGAATTAAATTGGTTATTAGAATCTGAAATTCCTACACATAATATGATTGCTTTTACGGGAACCAGATTATCTGATACCACCTTATACAATAAGTTGCATAAACAAGGAATTAAAACCATGTTAGGAACGTTGGGTAACTTGGATAAGCAAGCGGAAACCAAAGGCGACTCTCTTTATTTGAAATGGCAAAAGTTAGGTATTGATGTCTTTGCAACCGATAGACCATTTGAAGCTGCCAACGCCTTGAATATTTTAAAATAA
- the rplI gene encoding 50S ribosomal protein L9: protein MELILKQDVENLGFKDDVVTVKNGYGRNYLIPHGQAILATASAKKVLAENLKQRAFKDKKIIDDATKIAEAIKSLEIKITAKATEGASAGDKLFGSITKADLVEAFEKEGHTIDKKFITITGGSIKRLGQYDAVIRLHREVTVELPFEVIAQA from the coding sequence ATGGAACTTATATTAAAACAAGACGTTGAAAATCTAGGATTTAAAGACGATGTTGTAACTGTAAAGAATGGTTATGGGAGAAATTATTTAATTCCTCATGGTCAAGCTATTTTAGCAACTGCTTCTGCAAAGAAAGTATTAGCTGAAAACTTAAAGCAACGTGCATTTAAAGACAAGAAAATTATTGATGACGCTACTAAAATTGCTGAAGCTATCAAATCTTTAGAGATTAAGATTACGGCTAAAGCTACAGAAGGTGCATCAGCTGGTGATAAATTATTTGGTTCAATTACCAAAGCAGATTTAGTTGAAGCTTTTGAAAAAGAAGGACACACTATTGATAAGAAATTTATTACTATCACAGGTGGTAGTATTAAGCGTTTAGGTCAGTATGATGCGGTTATTCGTTTACATAGAGAAGTAACTGTAGAATTACCATTCGAGGTTATTGCACAAGCGTAA
- the rpsR gene encoding 30S ribosomal protein S18, whose translation MMSSIEQQAKGKKDGEIRYLTPLNIDTNKAKKYCRFKKSGIKYVDYKNPDWLLGFVNEQGKILPRRLTGTSLKYQRKVSVAVKRARHLALMPYVADLLK comes from the coding sequence ATTATGTCATCTATAGAGCAACAAGCAAAAGGAAAAAAAGACGGTGAAATTAGATATTTAACACCGTTAAATATAGACACCAACAAAGCGAAAAAATACTGTCGTTTTAAGAAATCTGGTATCAAGTATGTGGATTATAAAAATCCAGACTGGTTATTAGGATTTGTAAATGAACAAGGTAAAATTTTACCAAGACGTTTAACAGGAACTTCTTTAAAATACCAAAGAAAAGTATCTGTGGCTGTAAAAAGAGCACGTCATTTAGCATTAATGCCATACGTGGCCGATTTATTAAAATAA
- the rpsF gene encoding 30S ribosomal protein S6 gives MNHYETVFILNPVLSEVQIKETVQKYEDFLVSKGAKMISKEDWGLKKLAYPIQNKKSGFYHLFEYQVDGEVINPLEVEFRRDERFMRYLTVALDKHAVAWAERRRVKLKEKA, from the coding sequence ATGAATCATTATGAAACTGTTTTCATCTTAAATCCCGTTTTATCTGAAGTTCAGATAAAGGAAACAGTACAGAAATACGAAGATTTTCTTGTTTCTAAAGGAGCGAAGATGATATCCAAAGAGGATTGGGGCTTAAAAAAATTAGCCTACCCAATTCAAAACAAAAAAAGTGGTTTTTATCACTTATTCGAATATCAAGTTGATGGCGAAGTTATCAATCCATTAGAAGTAGAGTTTAGACGTGATGAGCGTTTTATGCGTTACTTAACGGTAGCTTTAGATAAGCATGCTGTAGCTTGGGCAGAAAGAAGAAGAGTTAAACTTAAAGAAAAAGCGTAA
- a CDS encoding LytTR family DNA-binding domain-containing protein, which yields MTLNCVVVDDSAIQRLSIVKLIENHPSLNLIAEYNSALETKNGLNTHKVDLIFLDIEMPVLNGFELLDVLNNKPQIIFVTGKTEYAFKAFNYDATDYLHKPITRERFNTAVDKAVEQHKLKLDFNETEGEHIFVKSNLKKRKVYIKDIKWIEALGDYVKLVTEETSLVVLSTMKAFEHELPEGKFLRIHKSYIVNLDKVDRFNSKNVEVGAYEIPLSRNKKTQLVDALNNI from the coding sequence ATGACATTAAACTGTGTAGTAGTTGACGACTCCGCGATTCAACGTCTCTCGATTGTTAAATTAATTGAAAATCACCCCTCACTTAATTTAATTGCCGAGTACAATAGTGCGTTAGAAACCAAAAACGGCTTAAATACCCATAAAGTAGACTTAATTTTCTTGGATATTGAAATGCCTGTATTAAATGGTTTTGAATTGTTGGACGTTTTAAATAACAAACCCCAAATTATATTTGTAACAGGCAAAACGGAATACGCCTTTAAAGCATTTAATTATGATGCTACGGATTATTTACACAAACCTATTACACGAGAGCGCTTTAACACAGCTGTTGATAAAGCCGTTGAACAGCATAAACTTAAATTAGATTTTAACGAAACTGAAGGTGAACACATTTTTGTGAAAAGTAACCTGAAAAAACGTAAAGTCTATATTAAAGATATTAAGTGGATTGAAGCACTTGGCGATTATGTAAAATTAGTTACGGAAGAAACGAGTCTTGTTGTCCTTTCTACGATGAAAGCTTTTGAACATGAACTTCCTGAAGGAAAATTTTTAAGGATTCATAAATCGTATATCGTGAATTTAGATAAAGTGGACCGTTTTAATAGTAAAAACGTTGAAGTTGGCGCTTATGAAATTCCTTTAAGTCGAAATAAAAAGACCCAATTGGTCGATGCACTAAACAATATTTAA
- the priA gene encoding primosomal protein N', which produces MKDFFIDVILPIPLEKSFTYRITIAESEFIKPGMRVSVPFGKSKIYTGIVQAIHTNEPLIYEAKDIHQILDETPIVTQAQFRLWEWMSNYYMCTVGDVMRAALPGAFILDSETIISKNMTLEINEADLKDDEFLIYEALQHQTSLKIQDISNIVDKKNVLPLVKRLLEKEAISVHEEIFDKYKPKLVRHVKLQNTFHSQAALQELLEDLSRAPKQRDVVMTLFSLTAKSKKPIPVSDLTTASNSSSAIVKSLIDKEILEEYFVQTDRVQYDDQETEGSKHLNEAQEVAMKDILESFQSQNIVLLHGVTSSGKTEIYVKLIENALQQGKQVLYLLPEIALTTQLVSRLQNYFGEQVAVYHSKYSSNERVEVWNQVLSNSPKAQVILGARSSVLLPFHDLGLIIVDEEHEQSYKQFDPAPRYHARDTAIVLASVFKTKTLLGSATPSLESYFNAQQQKYGLVELTTRFNDVLMPDIELVDIKDKQKRKRMKGHFSDRLIEEMTETLEDGHQIILFQNRRGYSPIIECETCGHSPQCPSCDVSLTYHQYRDQLRCHYCGYHSVMIKKCEACGSVELDNKGFGTEQVEKEVSILFPDYKVARMDLDTTRGKYGYEKIITTFENQEVDILVGTQMLTKGLDFRNVKLVGVMNADNMLNFPDFRAHERSFQLLLQVSGRAGRTDKRGKVLIQTYNPHHNILQQVSTNNYVQMFKEQMDDRYNFKYPPVYRLIKITLKHRDYNKVNVGADWYAKSLRQVFKQYVLGPEFPPVSRIRNQYHKNILVKIPNKQSLAKTKAAILKINTSFSSVKDFRPIRVILNVDNY; this is translated from the coding sequence ATGAAGGATTTTTTTATAGACGTTATATTGCCTATTCCGCTTGAAAAGAGCTTTACGTATCGAATAACAATTGCCGAATCAGAATTTATTAAGCCTGGTATGCGTGTGTCTGTTCCTTTTGGAAAAAGTAAAATTTACACCGGAATTGTTCAAGCTATCCATACCAACGAACCATTAATTTATGAAGCGAAAGATATTCATCAAATTTTAGACGAAACACCAATTGTTACTCAAGCGCAATTCCGTTTATGGGAATGGATGTCCAACTATTACATGTGTACAGTTGGCGATGTGATGCGAGCTGCCCTTCCGGGTGCTTTTATTTTAGATAGTGAAACCATTATTTCCAAAAATATGACTTTGGAAATTAATGAGGCCGATTTAAAGGACGACGAATTCCTAATCTACGAGGCATTACAGCATCAAACCTCATTAAAAATCCAAGACATTAGTAATATTGTCGATAAAAAAAATGTGCTTCCATTAGTGAAACGCTTGTTAGAAAAAGAAGCAATTTCAGTTCATGAAGAAATATTTGATAAATATAAACCCAAATTGGTCCGTCATGTAAAACTTCAAAATACGTTTCATTCCCAAGCTGCGTTACAGGAGTTGTTAGAAGATTTAAGTCGCGCGCCCAAACAACGCGATGTGGTAATGACCCTATTTTCATTAACCGCTAAATCAAAAAAGCCCATTCCAGTTTCCGATTTAACAACAGCTAGCAACAGCTCATCAGCCATTGTAAAGTCTTTAATAGATAAGGAGATTCTGGAGGAGTATTTTGTACAAACAGACCGTGTGCAGTATGATGATCAGGAAACCGAAGGTTCCAAACATTTAAACGAAGCGCAAGAGGTGGCTATGAAAGATATTTTAGAATCCTTCCAAAGTCAGAATATTGTTTTGCTACATGGCGTAACATCATCTGGGAAAACAGAAATATATGTCAAGCTTATTGAAAATGCATTGCAGCAAGGAAAACAGGTGTTGTATTTGCTTCCAGAAATTGCGCTTACCACGCAATTGGTATCCAGATTACAGAATTATTTTGGTGAGCAAGTGGCGGTTTACCATTCTAAATATTCCAGCAACGAACGTGTTGAGGTCTGGAATCAGGTTTTAAGTAACTCCCCAAAAGCCCAAGTTATTTTGGGTGCGCGATCGTCTGTGTTGTTACCTTTTCACGATTTAGGTTTAATAATTGTGGATGAAGAACACGAACAGTCCTACAAACAATTTGATCCTGCACCACGATATCATGCCCGGGATACCGCAATTGTTTTAGCAAGTGTTTTCAAAACCAAAACATTATTAGGTTCAGCAACACCAAGTCTGGAAAGCTATTTTAATGCGCAACAGCAAAAATATGGATTGGTAGAATTAACCACCCGTTTTAATGATGTGTTGATGCCTGATATTGAATTGGTAGATATAAAGGACAAGCAGAAGCGTAAACGGATGAAAGGCCATTTCAGTGATCGGTTAATAGAAGAAATGACAGAAACCTTGGAAGATGGTCATCAAATTATCTTGTTTCAAAACCGGAGAGGATATTCGCCAATTATTGAATGTGAAACCTGTGGGCATTCGCCGCAATGTCCAAGTTGTGACGTGAGTTTAACCTATCATCAATATCGCGATCAGTTGCGTTGTCACTATTGTGGGTATCACAGTGTCATGATTAAAAAATGTGAAGCGTGTGGCAGCGTGGAATTAGATAATAAAGGTTTCGGAACCGAACAGGTAGAGAAGGAGGTAAGCATCCTGTTTCCAGATTATAAAGTAGCGCGTATGGATTTAGACACCACACGAGGTAAGTATGGTTACGAAAAAATTATTACCACCTTTGAAAATCAAGAAGTGGATATTTTAGTGGGAACACAAATGCTTACCAAAGGATTAGACTTTAGAAACGTAAAATTAGTTGGTGTTATGAATGCTGATAACATGCTTAATTTTCCAGACTTCAGAGCCCATGAACGTAGTTTTCAGTTACTATTGCAGGTTTCAGGACGTGCAGGACGTACAGATAAGCGTGGGAAGGTATTAATCCAAACCTATAATCCGCATCATAATATTTTGCAACAGGTTTCTACTAATAACTATGTGCAAATGTTTAAAGAGCAGATGGACGACCGCTATAATTTTAAATATCCACCGGTTTATCGTTTGATAAAAATCACCCTAAAACACCGTGATTATAATAAGGTGAATGTTGGTGCCGATTGGTATGCTAAATCCTTACGACAGGTTTTTAAGCAGTATGTTTTAGGGCCAGAATTTCCGCCAGTTTCTAGAATTAGAAATCAATATCATAAAAATATATTGGTTAAAATTCCGAATAAACAATCGCTGGCCAAAACAAAAGCGGCTATTTTAAAAATTAATACGAGTTTTTCGAGCGTAAAGGATTTTAGGCCAATTCGCGTCATTCTGAATGTAGATAATTATTAG
- a CDS encoding YihY/virulence factor BrkB family protein has product MSKPVEDKLANIPIVNLLVKFLKKFKLPGLEGLSLYDLMELYTIGIVKGALTTRASAIAFNFFTAIFPFLLFVLIVIPYIPIDDFKIEFQRFLNSFLPPSTSDFFFANIFENIDSTERGGFLSSVFLVSIALMANGINAVFAGFESSYHEQLSRNIFKQYMYALGVALILAFLSILTVAFFGYFQIYIIGNLQAFGYVDAESTVIWVPIVKYVFFVIMIYLAVATLYYFGTREGKESRFFSIGALFTTLLIIVTSYFFGLYITNFSQYNKLYGSIGALLILLFYLWLNSNILLMGYELNASLNRLRKGF; this is encoded by the coding sequence ATGTCAAAACCTGTAGAAGATAAATTGGCCAATATACCTATTGTCAATCTGTTGGTTAAATTTTTAAAGAAATTCAAGCTGCCAGGGTTGGAAGGTTTGTCCTTGTATGATTTAATGGAACTCTACACAATTGGTATTGTTAAAGGTGCCCTAACCACACGAGCCAGTGCCATTGCTTTCAACTTTTTTACGGCTATTTTTCCGTTTCTATTATTTGTATTGATTGTTATTCCTTACATACCTATAGACGATTTTAAAATAGAATTTCAACGGTTTCTAAATTCGTTTTTACCACCAAGTACATCCGATTTTTTCTTTGCTAATATTTTTGAAAACATTGATAGTACAGAACGTGGTGGATTTTTATCATCCGTTTTTTTAGTGTCTATTGCTTTAATGGCCAATGGAATTAATGCCGTTTTTGCTGGTTTTGAAAGCTCCTATCATGAACAATTAAGCCGAAATATTTTTAAACAATATATGTATGCCTTGGGAGTCGCGTTAATTCTTGCGTTTCTTTCCATTCTTACCGTCGCATTTTTTGGGTATTTTCAAATTTATATAATAGGTAATTTACAAGCTTTTGGTTACGTGGATGCAGAAAGTACTGTTATTTGGGTGCCTATTGTTAAATATGTGTTTTTTGTAATCATGATTTATTTAGCAGTGGCCACCTTGTATTATTTTGGGACCAGGGAAGGGAAGGAGTCTAGGTTCTTTTCCATTGGTGCTTTATTTACAACTTTATTGATAATTGTAACCTCTTATTTTTTCGGGTTATATATCACTAATTTCTCACAATATAATAAGCTTTACGGCTCCATTGGTGCACTTTTAATATTGCTTTTTTACCTGTGGCTAAATAGTAATATTCTACTCATGGGCTATGAATTAAATGCCTCCTTGAATCGTTTAAGAAAAGGGTTTTAA
- the nadC gene encoding carboxylating nicotinate-nucleotide diphosphorylase, which translates to MITQDQFNTEIDLIITNAIREDVGDGDHSSLACIPAEATGKAKLLVKDKGIIAGVEFAKQVFAYIDKDLKVETHIKDGSPVNYGDIVFYVEGSSQSILKAERLVLNAMQRMSAIATKTKQFVDLLEGTGTKVLDTRKTTPGIRALEKWAVKIGGGENHRFALYDMIMLKDNHIDFAGGITKAIEKTKQYLKDTNRDLKIIVEARNLDEIQEILKTEGVYRILIDNFNYQDTKKAVALIGNTCLTESSGGINEQTIRNYAECGVNYISSGALTHSVYNMDLSLKAV; encoded by the coding sequence ATGATAACCCAAGACCAATTTAATACAGAAATAGACTTAATAATAACCAATGCCATCCGTGAAGACGTTGGTGATGGTGATCATAGCTCATTAGCCTGCATTCCTGCAGAAGCAACGGGAAAAGCCAAGTTACTAGTAAAAGATAAGGGTATTATTGCTGGTGTAGAATTTGCAAAACAAGTATTTGCCTATATTGATAAAGATTTAAAGGTAGAAACACACATTAAAGACGGTAGCCCCGTTAATTATGGCGACATTGTTTTTTATGTGGAAGGATCTTCACAGTCTATATTAAAAGCCGAACGATTAGTTTTAAATGCCATGCAACGCATGAGTGCTATTGCAACAAAAACCAAGCAATTTGTAGATTTGCTAGAAGGCACTGGAACCAAAGTTTTAGATACCCGAAAAACAACACCTGGTATTCGCGCACTAGAAAAATGGGCTGTAAAAATTGGAGGTGGCGAAAATCATCGGTTTGCCTTGTATGATATGATTATGCTTAAAGATAATCACATAGATTTTGCAGGAGGTATTACTAAAGCCATTGAAAAAACCAAGCAATATTTAAAAGATACCAATCGCGATTTAAAAATTATTGTGGAAGCAAGAAATTTGGATGAAATACAAGAAATTTTAAAAACTGAAGGTGTGTATCGTATTTTAATAGACAACTTTAATTATCAAGATACCAAAAAGGCTGTGGCGCTAATTGGCAACACATGTTTAACAGAAAGTTCTGGTGGTATTAATGAGCAGACCATTAGAAACTATGCCGAATGTGGCGTTAATTATATTTCATCAGGTGCCTTAACGCATTCCGTTTATAATATGGATTTAAGCTTAAAGGCTGTTTAA
- the rlmH gene encoding 23S rRNA (pseudouridine(1915)-N(3))-methyltransferase RlmH — MTIKLLAIGKTDNKQLQVLIDDYQKRLSHYIKFEFEIIPDLKKVKNLSEAQQKDKEGQLILSKLNPTDTLILLDENGKQMHSVAFSEYVQKYMNSGIKQLVFVIGGPYGFSEAVYAKAQGKLSLSKMTFSHQMIRLFMVEQLYRAFTILKNEPYHHR, encoded by the coding sequence ATGACTATAAAACTTCTTGCCATAGGCAAAACCGACAATAAACAACTACAAGTCTTGATAGATGATTACCAAAAGCGACTATCTCATTATATCAAGTTTGAATTTGAAATAATTCCAGATTTAAAAAAGGTAAAGAATTTAAGTGAAGCCCAACAAAAAGACAAGGAAGGCCAACTGATTCTCTCCAAACTCAACCCTACAGACACACTTATTTTATTAGATGAAAATGGGAAGCAAATGCATTCCGTAGCCTTTTCAGAATACGTGCAGAAGTATATGAATTCTGGAATAAAACAATTGGTTTTTGTTATTGGTGGCCCTTATGGATTTTCGGAAGCAGTATATGCAAAGGCTCAAGGTAAGTTGTCATTATCCAAAATGACATTTTCTCACCAGATGATACGGTTGTTTATGGTGGAGCAGTTATATCGTGCATTTACCATATTAAAAAACGAACCGTATCACCATAGGTAA
- the hpf gene encoding ribosome hibernation-promoting factor, HPF/YfiA family, with product MTINFQYVNLDTSEALTAFTKEKLQSLIKKYDWLINCDVQFKKENSTKEEGYICSMELSLPGPRIYAISNEKNFEASVKETISDLEKQLKKRKHTFSVK from the coding sequence ATGACAATAAACTTTCAATACGTTAACCTAGATACAAGTGAAGCTTTGACTGCCTTTACTAAAGAAAAATTACAATCGCTTATAAAAAAATACGATTGGTTAATTAATTGCGATGTTCAATTTAAAAAAGAAAACAGCACCAAAGAAGAAGGCTATATTTGTAGTATGGAATTAAGTTTGCCAGGACCTCGAATTTATGCTATTTCAAATGAAAAGAATTTTGAAGCATCTGTAAAAGAAACCATCAGCGATTTAGAGAAACAACTTAAAAAACGCAAACACACCTTTTCTGTTAAATAA
- a CDS encoding DUF4421 family protein, translated as MRFIFFLFTILFFGSFSMQSQILKDVDSTKVYKVVDSLFIDRDLENYSVRLFSNYKVKRFTLRDDDSKTRFIPSNPFGIGVGFASRKIVVDIAFNLKNNKDRITNKFDMQGTTIIGKNHFVNFYVQTYKGYNVKNNYNEPTIFRGDIKSATVGFNYLFTLSEIEFSYAMLKAGVSKRNKNVHITGGLGTFAVFDYFSGDETILSDEGALFYNEQANIKRYSSHGIGVLAGFISAFMLPKNLIASFNVMPGIAVMNKRVTIPDDTYRPSNPMLYKIDYTAALAYNAERYYVSLIYNGSAYSTSLDFDNKQLFSLSKAKLAFGYKLWAKKKNK; from the coding sequence ATGCGCTTCATATTTTTTCTTTTTACAATATTATTTTTTGGCTCTTTTTCCATGCAATCGCAAATATTGAAAGACGTCGATTCCACCAAGGTTTATAAGGTAGTGGATAGCTTATTTATTGATCGGGATTTAGAAAATTATTCGGTGCGGCTGTTTTCAAATTACAAAGTTAAACGTTTTACACTTCGCGATGACGATTCAAAAACACGGTTTATTCCAAGTAACCCTTTTGGTATTGGTGTTGGTTTTGCTAGTAGAAAAATAGTAGTTGATATTGCATTTAACCTGAAAAATAATAAGGATAGGATTACTAATAAGTTTGATATGCAAGGCACAACTATTATTGGTAAGAATCATTTTGTTAATTTCTATGTGCAAACATACAAGGGGTACAATGTAAAAAACAACTATAATGAACCTACCATTTTTAGAGGCGATATCAAGTCGGCAACCGTTGGTTTTAACTACCTCTTTACATTGTCTGAAATTGAATTTTCGTATGCCATGCTAAAAGCGGGTGTTTCAAAACGCAATAAAAATGTCCATATAACGGGTGGTTTAGGAACCTTTGCTGTTTTCGATTACTTTTCAGGGGATGAAACAATTTTGTCCGATGAAGGCGCCTTGTTTTACAATGAGCAAGCTAATATAAAACGATATAGTTCTCATGGAATAGGAGTATTAGCCGGATTTATTTCAGCTTTTATGTTGCCAAAAAACCTGATAGCTTCATTTAATGTCATGCCAGGTATTGCCGTTATGAATAAACGCGTAACCATTCCAGACGACACCTACAGACCATCTAACCCAATGCTATATAAAATTGATTACACGGCGGCATTAGCCTATAATGCGGAACGCTACTATGTGAGTCTTATTTATAATGGCAGTGCCTATTCTACAAGCTTGGATTTTGACAATAAACAACTCTTTAGTTTAAGTAAAGCTAAATTGGCTTTTGGCTATAAGTTATGGGCCAAAAAGAAGAATAAATAG
- a CDS encoding non-canonical purine NTP diphosphatase: protein MQLVFATNNLNKLKEVQQLIPQHITLLSLKDIGCDVDIPETQNTIEGNAIQKANYIKTHYGYNCFADDTGLEVEALHGEPGVYSARYAGEQRDAHDNMNKLLTNLKNEANRNAQFKTVVALHLNGTIETFTGICKGSITETKSGTDGFGYDPIFKAEGYTQTFAEIALDEKNRIGHRGKAVRQLVAFLNGL, encoded by the coding sequence ATGCAACTCGTTTTCGCTACAAACAACTTAAATAAATTAAAAGAAGTTCAACAATTAATTCCCCAGCATATTACGCTATTGAGTTTGAAAGACATAGGTTGCGATGTGGATATTCCAGAAACCCAAAACACCATTGAAGGTAATGCCATCCAGAAAGCGAATTATATTAAAACCCACTATGGTTATAACTGTTTTGCTGATGATACGGGTTTGGAAGTTGAAGCTTTGCATGGCGAACCTGGTGTTTATTCTGCACGTTACGCAGGTGAACAACGCGATGCCCATGATAATATGAACAAACTCCTAACTAACTTAAAAAACGAAGCCAACCGGAATGCCCAATTTAAAACCGTTGTTGCTTTACACTTAAATGGAACGATAGAAACCTTTACAGGTATTTGTAAAGGTAGTATAACTGAAACCAAATCTGGAACTGACGGTTTTGGTTACGACCCTATTTTTAAAGCGGAAGGCTACACCCAAACCTTTGCCGAAATAGCTTTAGACGAAAAAAACCGCATTGGTCATCGTGGAAAAGCAGTCAGGCAATTGGTGGCCTTTTTGAATGGGTTGTGA